A stretch of the Dehalococcoidia bacterium genome encodes the following:
- a CDS encoding winged helix-turn-helix domain-containing protein, with translation MSAKKTPKTKAPKTAKAKKAPKADAAQVEQVQTSAAEPTPEPAKGKGKRKAKAKAEPKARKVSALDAAAKVLGEAGGAMSCKEMIEAMAAKGYWTSPGGKTPDATLYAAILREITAKGKDARFYKADRGKFALNGAA, from the coding sequence ATGTCCGCGAAGAAGACCCCCAAGACGAAGGCCCCGAAGACTGCCAAGGCGAAGAAGGCCCCGAAGGCCGACGCCGCGCAGGTCGAGCAGGTTCAGACGTCGGCCGCAGAGCCCACCCCCGAACCGGCCAAGGGGAAGGGCAAGCGGAAGGCCAAGGCGAAGGCCGAGCCCAAGGCCAGGAAGGTCAGCGCCCTGGACGCCGCCGCCAAGGTGCTGGGCGAGGCCGGCGGGGCGATGAGCTGCAAGGAGATGATCGAGGCGATGGCGGCCAAGGGGTACTGGACCAGCCCCGGCGGCAAGACGCCCGACGCCACGCTCTACGCCGCGATCCTCCGCGAGATCACCGCCAAGGGGAAGGACGCCCGGTTCTACAAGGCCGACCGGGGCAAGTTCGCCCTCAACGGGGCGGCGTAG
- a CDS encoding DUF1937 family protein encodes MIYLASPYSHPDPAVRERRFRTACRLAAAFLRAGMLVFSPIAHSHPLVEFGLPTDWRFWERYDRAHLERCDEVVVLMMDGWKESAGVQAEVRIARELGKPVRFLGVEEAHGSPTLAHVGPGVAS; translated from the coding sequence ATGATCTACCTCGCCAGCCCCTACTCGCACCCCGACCCGGCCGTGCGCGAGCGGCGCTTCCGTACCGCCTGCCGCCTGGCCGCCGCGTTCCTGCGGGCCGGGATGTTGGTCTTCTCGCCCATCGCGCACAGCCACCCGCTGGTCGAGTTCGGCCTGCCGACCGACTGGCGGTTCTGGGAGCGCTACGACCGTGCCCACCTGGAGCGGTGTGACGAGGTCGTGGTCCTGATGATGGACGGCTGGAAGGAGAGCGCGGGGGTGCAGGCGGAAGTGCGGATCGCGCGGGAGCTGGGCAAGCCGGTCCGGTTCCTCGGCGTGGAGGAGGCCCACGGTTCGCCCACGTTGGCCCACGTCGGGCCGGGGGTGGCGAGTTGA
- a CDS encoding terminase gpA endonuclease subunit, whose amino-acid sequence MAIDPRRLRPSELCRLLNSTPLGEVINERQLHRHRSRAGLRIGDARHVDLLRYVAWLVQLRHAPRPEPVGDPYEVLKGRARARNIALSLAGRDIGELPAVVNAGRKAKAASDFRFFCETYFPLTFHLPWSRDHLKVIARIEQAVLRGGLFALAMPRGSGKSTICECACIWAVLYGHREFVCLIGSDEGHAMDMLDSIKMELDGNDLLLEDFPEVVYPIQCLDGIANRCNGQLYKGERTHIGWTAREVVLPTIPESKASGAIIKVAGITGRIRGMKYKRADGRTVRPTLVVLDDPQTDESARSLSQCATRESILAGAVLGLAGPGKKISGIMPCTVIRPGDMADNILDRDKHPEWNGERTKMVYSFPANEKLWQQYAELRADSLRRGNAGEEATAFYRANRAAMDEGAVVAWPERFNHDELSAVQHAMNLKLQDEAAFFAEYQNEPLPEEAADADELTADQIASKLNRMKRGEVPVGCNHLTAFIDVQANLLFYVVAAWEDDFTGYVLDYGTFPDQKRPYFTLRDARLTLAAATRASGLEGAIYAGLESLTVSILGRGWRRDDGAELRVERCLIDANWGSATDVVYQFCRQSAHASVVMPSHGRFVGASSQPFSEYKRRPGDRVGHNWRVPNVHGKRAVRHGLYDTNYWKTFVHARLAVPMGDRGCLSLFGDKPEAHRLFAEHLTAEYRVKTEGRGRTVDEWKQRPERGDNHWLDCLVGCAVAASMQGAVLFGTDGTAPAKRERVSFAAMQRRSRR is encoded by the coding sequence GTGGCGATTGACCCCCGGCGCCTGCGCCCGAGCGAGCTGTGCCGCCTGCTGAACTCCACGCCGCTGGGCGAGGTGATCAACGAGCGGCAGCTCCACCGCCATCGGAGCCGGGCCGGCCTGCGCATCGGCGACGCCCGGCACGTGGACCTGTTGCGCTACGTCGCCTGGCTGGTGCAACTGCGGCACGCCCCCAGGCCCGAGCCGGTGGGCGACCCCTACGAGGTCCTCAAGGGACGCGCCCGCGCCCGCAACATCGCCCTGTCGCTGGCCGGCCGGGACATCGGCGAGCTACCGGCCGTCGTGAACGCGGGGAGGAAGGCGAAGGCGGCGTCTGACTTCCGTTTCTTCTGCGAGACGTACTTCCCGCTCACCTTCCACCTGCCGTGGTCCCGCGACCACCTGAAGGTCATCGCCCGCATCGAGCAGGCCGTGCTGCGCGGGGGCCTGTTCGCGCTCGCGATGCCGCGCGGCTCGGGGAAGAGCACGATCTGCGAGTGCGCCTGCATCTGGGCGGTGCTCTACGGGCACCGCGAGTTCGTGTGCCTCATCGGCTCGGACGAGGGGCACGCGATGGACATGCTCGACTCCATCAAGATGGAACTCGACGGCAACGACCTGCTCTTGGAGGACTTCCCCGAGGTCGTCTACCCGATCCAGTGCCTCGACGGCATCGCCAACCGCTGCAACGGCCAGCTCTACAAGGGCGAGCGCACCCACATCGGCTGGACGGCCCGCGAGGTCGTGCTGCCCACCATCCCGGAGAGCAAGGCTTCGGGCGCAATCATCAAGGTCGCGGGGATCACCGGCCGCATCCGGGGCATGAAGTACAAGCGGGCCGACGGCCGGACCGTCCGGCCGACGCTCGTCGTCCTCGACGACCCGCAGACGGACGAATCGGCCCGCAGCCTGTCGCAGTGCGCCACGCGCGAAAGCATCCTGGCCGGCGCGGTCCTCGGCCTGGCCGGACCCGGCAAGAAAATCAGCGGCATCATGCCCTGCACGGTGATCCGGCCGGGGGACATGGCGGACAACATCCTCGACCGGGACAAGCACCCGGAGTGGAACGGCGAGCGCACCAAGATGGTCTACTCGTTCCCCGCCAACGAGAAGCTCTGGCAGCAGTACGCCGAGCTGCGCGCCGACAGCCTGCGGCGGGGCAACGCCGGCGAGGAGGCCACGGCGTTCTACCGCGCCAACCGCGCGGCGATGGACGAGGGGGCAGTGGTCGCCTGGCCGGAACGGTTCAACCACGACGAGCTGTCGGCCGTGCAGCACGCCATGAACCTGAAGCTGCAGGACGAGGCCGCCTTCTTCGCCGAGTACCAGAACGAGCCCTTGCCCGAGGAGGCGGCCGACGCCGACGAGCTGACGGCCGACCAGATCGCCAGCAAGCTGAACCGGATGAAGCGCGGCGAGGTGCCGGTCGGCTGTAACCACCTGACCGCGTTCATCGACGTGCAGGCCAACCTGCTCTTCTATGTCGTGGCTGCCTGGGAGGACGATTTCACCGGCTACGTCCTCGACTACGGCACCTTCCCCGACCAGAAGCGGCCGTACTTCACTCTCCGCGACGCCCGCCTCACGCTCGCGGCGGCGACCAGGGCGAGCGGCCTGGAGGGGGCAATCTACGCCGGCCTGGAGTCCCTGACCGTCAGCATTCTCGGCCGGGGCTGGCGGCGCGACGACGGGGCCGAGCTGCGGGTCGAGCGCTGCCTGATCGACGCCAACTGGGGCTCGGCCACGGACGTGGTCTACCAGTTCTGCCGGCAGTCGGCGCACGCCTCGGTGGTCATGCCGAGCCACGGCCGGTTCGTCGGCGCGTCGAGCCAGCCGTTCAGCGAGTACAAGCGCCGGCCGGGCGACCGCGTCGGGCACAACTGGCGAGTCCCCAACGTCCACGGCAAGCGGGCCGTCCGCCACGGGCTCTACGACACCAACTACTGGAAGACCTTCGTCCACGCCCGCCTGGCCGTGCCGATGGGCGACCGGGGCTGCCTGTCGCTCTTCGGCGACAAGCCCGAAGCGCACCGGCTCTTCGCGGAGCACCTGACCGCCGAGTATCGCGTGAAGACCGAGGGGCGCGGCCGCACCGTGGACGAGTGGAAGCAGCGCCCCGAGCGGGGCGATAACCACTGGCTGGATTGCCTGGTGGGCTGCGCCGTGGCGGCGTCGATGCAGGGTGCGGTCCTCTTCGGCACCGACGGCACCGCCCCCGCGAAGCGCGAGCGCGTGAGCTTCGCCGCGATGCAGCGGAGGAGCCGGCGATGA
- a CDS encoding DNA modification methylase encodes MKIELRKLSEIKPYANNPRLNDDAVEAVAASIRAFGFRQPIVVDAEGVIVVGHTRYKAALKLGLEQVPVHVATDLTPEQIRAYRIADNKSAELSDWDYDLLPIELGELQGMNYDLGLLGFDQDELARLLDPGVKDGLTDPDEVPAPPDEATTRPGDLWLLGDHRLLCGDSGKPEDVDRLLEGAAIHLVNTDPPYNVKVEPRSNNAIAAGLSSFETTHHQKMDVVRHPEKARPTGKKLRAKDRPLANDFVSDEAFEQMLHAWFSNLARVLEPGRGFYIWGGYANCANYPPVLKAAGLYFSQAIIWVKEHPVLTRKDFMGNHEWCFYGWREGAAHVFLGPNNAVDVWSVKKVNPQNMVHLTEKPVELAVRAIQYSSRPGEHVLDLFGGSGSTLIGAEQTGRKAFLMELDPLYCDVIVQRWEKFTGRKAERIAAPEGVPA; translated from the coding sequence ATGAAGATCGAGCTGCGGAAGCTGTCCGAGATCAAACCTTACGCCAACAACCCCCGCCTCAACGACGACGCGGTCGAGGCCGTCGCCGCGTCGATCCGCGCGTTCGGCTTCCGCCAGCCGATCGTGGTGGACGCCGAGGGCGTCATCGTCGTCGGCCACACGCGCTACAAGGCCGCGCTGAAGCTCGGGCTGGAGCAGGTGCCGGTCCACGTCGCCACGGACTTGACGCCCGAGCAGATCCGGGCCTACCGCATCGCCGATAACAAGAGCGCCGAGCTGTCCGACTGGGACTACGACCTGCTGCCCATCGAGCTGGGCGAACTGCAGGGGATGAACTACGATCTGGGCCTGCTCGGCTTCGACCAGGACGAGTTGGCCCGGCTGCTCGACCCCGGCGTCAAGGATGGGCTGACCGACCCTGACGAGGTGCCCGCGCCGCCCGACGAGGCGACCACGCGTCCCGGCGACCTGTGGCTCCTCGGCGACCACCGCCTGCTGTGCGGCGACAGCGGCAAGCCCGAGGACGTGGACCGGCTGCTCGAAGGCGCGGCGATCCACCTGGTGAACACCGACCCGCCTTACAACGTGAAGGTCGAGCCGCGGAGCAACAACGCCATCGCCGCCGGCCTCTCCTCCTTCGAGACGACGCATCACCAGAAGATGGACGTGGTCCGGCACCCGGAGAAGGCCAGGCCGACCGGCAAGAAGCTGCGGGCCAAGGACCGGCCCCTGGCCAACGACTTCGTTTCGGACGAGGCGTTCGAGCAGATGCTGCACGCCTGGTTCAGCAACCTCGCCCGCGTGCTGGAGCCGGGCCGGGGCTTCTACATCTGGGGCGGCTACGCCAACTGTGCCAACTACCCGCCGGTGCTGAAGGCCGCGGGCCTGTACTTCTCGCAGGCGATCATCTGGGTCAAGGAGCACCCCGTCCTCACCCGGAAGGACTTCATGGGCAACCACGAGTGGTGCTTCTACGGCTGGCGCGAGGGCGCGGCCCACGTCTTCCTCGGTCCCAACAACGCCGTCGATGTCTGGTCGGTCAAGAAGGTCAACCCGCAGAACATGGTCCACCTGACCGAGAAGCCGGTCGAGCTGGCCGTCCGGGCGATCCAGTATTCGTCGCGGCCCGGCGAGCACGTGTTGGACCTGTTCGGCGGGTCCGGCTCGACGCTCATCGGCGCAGAGCAGACCGGGCGCAAGGCGTTCCTGATGGAGCTGGACCCGCTCTACTGCGACGTGATCGTCCAGCGCTGGGAGAAGTTCACCGGCCGCAAGGCGGAACGGATCGCCGCGCCGGAGGGGGTGCCGGCATGA